The sequence AAGTTGCAGGAAGTCATTACAAGGCTTGGAATTGATTTTGACATATTGAGTTATACGGTTGATGAGTTTGAAAACGACATTGATTATATTACTTCGAGAAAGGTCAGAAAGAAAGTAAAGGAGCTAATGGGACTTGAAATATTCCTGCTAATTGATTATCTTTTTTCTTTATTAATCTTTTCTGATAAACTTGAGGCGATATACAATAGTGAAAATATGAATATTGAAGAATTTATTGAAAAAAACACAAATAGGCCCAGGATTTCATCGGATTGTGTTGATAAATTCAAAAAAAGCCTTGAAATAAAAAATATTCGGATGGCCGAGTGGCGGAACAGGGCATATCAGGATGTTTTGGGCAGTGTTGAAAATCTTTCGCTTGAAGAAAAAATATTGTCCATTAACCTTCCCACCGGTTCCGGAAAAACACTTACAGCTCTTAAAGCTGCTTTGCGGTTGAAGGAAAGACTGATTGAAGAAAAGGGATATAATCCAAGAATTATTTATGTACTTCCCTTTACTTCGATTATTGAGCAAAATTTTGATGTTTTTCAGAAAGTTTTAGGCACTACCGAGTCAAATGTACTTTTAAAGCATCATTATTTATCCCAGAGGGTCTACCAATGGGAAAAGGAAGGAGAAATAGAGAGCTTAAGTGATACTGTTTCCGAACATCTTGTGGAGTCGTGGGATTCGGAAATAGTTGTAAGTACCTTTGTGCAGTTATTGCATTCTATTTTTACAAACAGAAACAGAAAGCTTAAAAAGTTTCACAATATTGTTAATTCAATAATAATATTGGATGAGGTGCAGAGTATACCCCACAGGTATTGGAATCTTGTGCGGGAAACTTTTAGTGCCATGGCAAAGTATCTTAACTGTCATTTCATTTTTATGACTGCAACCATGCCATTGATTTTTTCTGAAGAAAACAAGGAAATATATGAATTGGTAAAGGATAAGAGGAAATATTTTGAAGAGTTTAGCCGTATAACCATTGATGCGAAAAGATTGACGGACAAAACTACACTGGATGAATACAAAACATTGTTATTGGATGATATTCTCCGATATAAAAAGGACGACTTTCTGATAGTTATGAATACAATTAGAACTTCCATTGAGATATATTCATTTATAAAAGAGGAATTAAAGGATGAGGCAGAGATATATTATCTTTCGACCAATATCATTCCGAAGGAGAGGCTTGACAGAATAAAAAAGATAAAGGAAAGCAAGAATCGCAAGATAATTGTATCAACCCAGATGATTGAAGCCGGTGTGGATATTGATATTGACCGGGTCTACAGGGATTTTGGCCCAATGGACAGTATAAACCAGACGGCGGGAAGATGCAACCGTGAATGGGGAGATAAAAAGGGACTTGTTACGCTGGTGAATTTGGTAAATGAAAATCATCATAGCAGGCCTTATGCAACATATATCTATGACAATGTATTGATAGAGGAGACGAAAAAGGCACTTTCAGGGCTTGAAATGATTGAGGAAAAAGAGATTTTTCATCTTGCAGAAAAGTATTATGTGGGATTGAAAAGCCATGGAAGTGATGAAAGTCAAAAACTTTTGGATTGCATAAAGGAACTTCGTTACAGGGAAGCTTTTGAATGTGGAAAGGATGATAAAAATTCCGGAGTATTTGAACT comes from Acetivibrio thermocellus ATCC 27405 and encodes:
- a CDS encoding CRISPR-associated helicase/endonuclease Cas3, with protein sequence MLLSHPGKLLLDHLKNVFLIGDCILMQKKTEFESFSEHDIRQLNKLNLLTHDLGKATSYFQDYIRNLDDNTQKNDERKRHGLLSGVLSFKIVNAVMKNEILAFLSYMVVSKHHGELDDFTNFISVISGDEKNKTLLKLQFESIDKGKLQEVITRLGIDFDILSYTVDEFENDIDYITSRKVRKKVKELMGLEIFLLIDYLFSLLIFSDKLEAIYNSENMNIEEFIEKNTNRPRISSDCVDKFKKSLEIKNIRMAEWRNRAYQDVLGSVENLSLEEKILSINLPTGSGKTLTALKAALRLKERLIEEKGYNPRIIYVLPFTSIIEQNFDVFQKVLGTTESNVLLKHHYLSQRVYQWEKEGEIESLSDTVSEHLVESWDSEIVVSTFVQLLHSIFTNRNRKLKKFHNIVNSIIILDEVQSIPHRYWNLVRETFSAMAKYLNCHFIFMTATMPLIFSEENKEIYELVKDKRKYFEEFSRITIDAKRLTDKTTLDEYKTLLLDDILRYKKDDFLIVMNTIRTSIEIYSFIKEELKDEAEIYYLSTNIIPKERLDRIKKIKESKNRKIIVSTQMIEAGVDIDIDRVYRDFGPMDSINQTAGRCNREWGDKKGLVTLVNLVNENHHSRPYATYIYDNVLIEETKKALSGLEMIEEKEIFHLAEKYYVGLKSHGSDESQKLLDCIKELRYREAFECGKDDKNSGVFELIRQDFNTVDVFIEIDDDATEVWQEYQSIKKIKDRFERKRKFNQFKKDLYMYVLSLPEFAVRKQVDIDEKDITFINREMVFNTYDKDTGFMRDLEKDYFF